In a genomic window of Lacrimispora sp. BS-2:
- a CDS encoding ATP-binding protein, producing the protein MSKINDIQNGILQMEGGCYQKLLDCYLHRKYGVDNWSPLGAQLGTDKTTKGTPDAYARTEDGKYVLLMYGTVKSSPFVKIKADIESCLDKRKTGIDISNIEQIICCHTSTRLTAGENKVLHELFSNVKLVGIGELSQDLYYKYQALAKEYLNVSIDTNQILEDVEFIKKSESSAFTTPLSNQLLCREEEKNEVLDFLNSSDVVVISGKSGAGKTRLALEVGREFSKKNNYVFRCVKQNGEPIYEDLKAHFVDEVDYCVFVDDANMLAHLSHLLDICINKSRKYRTKLIITVRDYAYNDILIRIKKQVLPQTYELKPLSDNNIKEILKQEFGVLNSDCIERIVKVSGGNMRLAIMAATSLMEKKVGNLNNIIDIYDFYYQDIVDKMGRALVITGALLALFDSIRLDDSEHIIYKLAATNNISENEIKDAYFELHKLEIVDIYKDLAVKSSEQALSNYLLFLVFYKSKYIRISDAMNICFPKYRGRIVYAFNTLMNLFYSNELQQYDFSEMKKSWGYFSTKNKKVQMEFLSAFYVAVKTETLHFIKQQIEQLPEIHEDFLMYDFESKSNNENIKSEFLRMIAGFKRADEFDDAIQLLLFHLKRNTEQPMDFYFLLKSQLSIDKKSHYYNYKSEFNLLKQFIDYYHQTNSSNVAVLIIYYCKWILQFEFQSIEATSNGGISHTRFGLLDCDGIREIRDLAIEILFQLYNEESGKYRIAVLNVLKSYKYITNYVILHTIIVKVREEFFCKYGF; encoded by the coding sequence ATGTCGAAAATAAATGATATCCAAAATGGGATTTTACAGATGGAGGGTGGTTGCTACCAAAAACTTCTTGATTGCTATCTGCATCGTAAATATGGAGTTGATAACTGGTCTCCCTTAGGTGCTCAGTTAGGAACTGATAAAACAACAAAAGGAACTCCAGATGCGTATGCTCGGACAGAAGATGGAAAGTATGTTTTACTTATGTATGGAACGGTAAAAAGCAGTCCTTTTGTCAAAATCAAAGCCGATATTGAATCCTGTCTTGATAAGCGGAAAACAGGGATTGATATATCGAATATTGAACAAATCATTTGTTGCCATACATCAACCAGATTAACTGCAGGGGAGAATAAGGTGTTGCATGAATTGTTTAGCAATGTTAAGTTAGTTGGCATTGGTGAGTTATCACAGGACTTATATTACAAATATCAAGCTTTGGCCAAAGAGTACTTGAATGTTTCAATAGATACAAATCAAATTTTAGAAGATGTAGAGTTTATAAAAAAATCAGAATCTAGTGCATTTACAACTCCATTAAGCAACCAGCTATTGTGTAGGGAGGAGGAAAAAAACGAAGTACTAGATTTTTTAAATAGTTCTGACGTTGTGGTTATTAGCGGTAAATCAGGTGCGGGTAAAACTAGATTAGCCTTGGAGGTTGGAAGAGAATTTTCGAAGAAAAACAATTATGTATTTCGCTGTGTTAAGCAGAATGGTGAACCGATTTATGAGGATCTGAAAGCACATTTTGTTGATGAGGTTGATTATTGCGTTTTTGTAGATGATGCAAATATGCTAGCACATCTCTCGCATCTTCTGGATATTTGCATTAATAAAAGTCGAAAATATAGGACGAAGTTAATTATAACGGTACGTGACTATGCGTATAATGATATTTTAATACGCATTAAGAAACAGGTGCTGCCGCAAACATATGAGCTAAAGCCACTTTCTGACAATAATATAAAAGAAATATTAAAGCAGGAATTTGGGGTGCTAAATAGTGATTGCATTGAACGTATCGTTAAGGTGAGTGGCGGAAATATGCGTCTTGCAATTATGGCAGCCACTAGCCTAATGGAAAAAAAAGTAGGCAATCTAAATAATATTATCGATATTTATGATTTTTATTATCAGGACATTGTTGATAAAATGGGTAGGGCATTAGTCATTACAGGGGCATTGTTAGCCTTATTTGATTCTATAAGATTAGATGATTCAGAACATATAATATATAAGCTGGCAGCAACAAATAATATCTCAGAAAATGAAATAAAGGATGCTTATTTTGAACTGCATAAATTGGAGATTGTTGATATATATAAAGATTTGGCAGTTAAATCTAGTGAACAGGCGTTGAGTAATTATCTGCTTTTTTTGGTGTTTTATAAAAGTAAATATATTCGAATTTCGGATGCGATGAACATTTGCTTTCCTAAATATAGAGGGAGAATTGTGTATGCGTTTAACACACTAATGAATTTGTTTTATTCAAATGAGCTGCAGCAGTATGATTTTTCAGAAATGAAGAAGTCGTGGGGGTATTTTAGTACTAAGAACAAGAAAGTGCAGATGGAATTTTTGTCTGCATTCTATGTTGCAGTTAAAACGGAAACCTTACATTTCATAAAACAGCAAATAGAACAGTTGCCAGAAATACATGAAGATTTTTTGATGTATGATTTTGAGAGCAAAAGTAATAATGAAAATATAAAATCTGAATTTCTTCGGATGATTGCTGGGTTTAAGAGAGCAGATGAATTTGATGATGCGATTCAATTACTGTTATTCCATTTAAAGCGAAATACGGAACAGCCAATGGACTTTTATTTTCTATTGAAGTCACAACTTTCCATTGACAAAAAATCACATTATTATAATTATAAATCTGAATTTAATCTGTTAAAACAATTCATTGATTATTATCATCAAACCAATAGTTCCAATGTAGCAGTTTTGATAATATATTATTGTAAATGGATTTTACAATTTGAGTTTCAATCTATTGAGGCGACATCAAATGGAGGTATTTCGCATACACGATTTGGACTGTTAGATTGTGATGGGATAAGAGAAATCAGGGATCTTGCAATTGAAATATTGTTTCAGTTATATAATGAAGAATCGGGTAAATATAGAATAGCCGTTTTGAATGTGTTAAAATCTTATAAATATATTACAAATTACGTGATTTTACACACAATAATAGTGAAGGTTCGGGAAGAGTTTTTCTGTAAATATGGTTTTTAA
- a CDS encoding HNH endonuclease, whose translation MNIEMKYFNVYYYCNVVSNIIQYQTEEFLVNLSEFSHLYIESIPENYKKESILILFCQWAAGNIMEEDMFDDIKSLNQQIEKLNSQRNENICDNSDIDDLHNFFDLEGENKKYHGLLKKHEQFKKQNIIRAIWSEGAEYTLQIDKALKFYFDHEPQFTEWLLDSDEELIEDILYEYLGELKLTGWYEAVMEKIAHEMFYILFLNREFLLKFNEYIARTHDNEYSHVYTPKWVERAVFHRDRGKCTFCRRDLTSVYSVMEERGLHYDHIVSLEQGGINDVSNLQLLCDKCNLSKSTGVRTSDIYQNWFDILDDKQ comes from the coding sequence ATGAATATTGAGATGAAATATTTTAATGTATATTATTATTGTAATGTTGTCAGTAATATAATTCAATATCAGACGGAAGAGTTTCTAGTGAATTTATCGGAGTTTTCTCATTTGTATATAGAATCTATACCGGAAAATTACAAAAAAGAATCAATACTGATTCTTTTTTGTCAATGGGCAGCTGGCAATATTATGGAAGAGGATATGTTTGATGACATAAAGAGCTTGAATCAACAAATTGAAAAATTAAATAGTCAAAGAAATGAAAATATATGTGATAATTCGGATATAGATGATCTGCATAATTTTTTTGATTTGGAAGGTGAAAATAAAAAATATCATGGTTTGTTAAAAAAACACGAACAGTTTAAAAAGCAGAATATTATTAGAGCTATATGGTCAGAAGGGGCTGAATATACTCTTCAAATAGATAAAGCACTCAAGTTTTACTTTGACCATGAACCCCAATTTACTGAGTGGTTATTGGATAGCGATGAAGAGCTGATAGAAGATATTTTATATGAATATTTGGGAGAATTAAAATTAACGGGTTGGTATGAAGCTGTAATGGAGAAGATCGCTCATGAGATGTTTTATATATTATTTCTGAACAGAGAGTTTTTATTAAAGTTTAATGAGTATATAGCTCGTACTCATGACAATGAATACTCCCATGTATATACTCCTAAATGGGTAGAGAGGGCAGTGTTTCATCGAGATAGAGGCAAGTGTACTTTTTGTAGGAGAGATTTGACTTCAGTATATAGTGTGATGGAGGAACGGGGGCTGCATTATGATCATATCGTTTCTTTAGAACAAGGGGGCATAAATGATGTGTCAAATTTGCAATTGTTATGTGATAAATGTAATTTAAGTAAAAGTACAGGTGTGAGAACTAGTGACATATATCAAAATTGGTTTGATATATTGGATGATAAACAGTAA
- a CDS encoding very short patch repair endonuclease, protein MDNLTPQQRQKNMKRIKAKDTAIEMILRKALWARGYRYRKNYKKLPGHPDIVFTKYKIAIFCDGEFFHGKDWEEMKVRLQKSNNSDYWLRKISRNMERDEEVNKQLRNLGWSVLRFWGKDIKKDLNGCIKTIEEHIFCNKIGEDIITKDGED, encoded by the coding sequence GTGGATAATCTCACTCCTCAGCAACGACAAAAGAATATGAAACGTATAAAAGCTAAAGATACGGCAATCGAGATGATTCTAAGGAAGGCTTTATGGGCAAGAGGATATCGTTACAGAAAAAATTATAAAAAGCTTCCAGGTCATCCCGATATTGTTTTTACAAAATATAAAATAGCCATATTCTGTGATGGAGAGTTTTTTCACGGAAAAGACTGGGAGGAAATGAAAGTCCGTCTCCAAAAAAGTAATAATAGTGATTATTGGCTTAGGAAAATTTCCAGAAACATGGAGCGTGACGAAGAAGTGAATAAGCAGCTCCGTAATTTAGGCTGGTCTGTCTTGCGGTTCTGGGGAAAAGATATAAAAAAGGATCTTAATGGATGCATCAAAACGATAGAAGAGCATATTTTCTGTAATAAAATAGGTGAGGATATTATCACAAAAGATGGAGAGGATTAA
- a CDS encoding HNH endonuclease: MKNRNGVKWSRDETILAFDLYCRTPFGKISQSNIDIIELAELLGRTPGSVGLKMHNLAHFDTKLQQRNVTAMAHGSKMDAQVYSEFSSNWTELTYRAQLIKANMQNLEIHEIIDMGDIDNIPPGVYREQLMKTRIGQYFFRITVLNSYGSRCCVTGLSKSDLLIASHIKPWKVSDEQTERTNPRNGICLNSLHDKAFDRGLITITQDFRILVSNAVIHAEMDEKTRGWFMSYNHRQICLPDKFLPAKDFIEYHNDMIFQR, translated from the coding sequence ATGAAAAATAGAAATGGAGTTAAATGGAGCAGAGATGAAACAATACTGGCATTTGATCTGTACTGTCGTACACCGTTTGGAAAAATCAGTCAATCTAATATAGATATAATTGAGCTTGCAGAGCTTTTGGGCAGAACCCCAGGTTCTGTAGGTTTAAAGATGCATAACCTAGCACATTTTGATACGAAATTACAGCAACGGAATGTAACGGCTATGGCACATGGAAGCAAAATGGATGCCCAAGTATATTCCGAGTTTTCCAGCAATTGGACGGAATTGACATATCGGGCTCAGTTAATCAAAGCGAATATGCAGAACCTTGAAATTCATGAGATCATAGATATGGGGGATATAGATAATATTCCGCCTGGAGTATATAGAGAACAGTTGATGAAAACAAGAATTGGACAGTATTTCTTTAGAATAACAGTTCTGAATTCTTATGGTAGCCGATGTTGCGTGACGGGATTGTCTAAATCAGATTTGCTTATTGCGAGCCACATAAAACCGTGGAAAGTGAGTGATGAACAGACAGAACGGACAAATCCACGAAACGGGATTTGCTTGAATTCTTTACATGATAAAGCTTTTGATCGAGGGCTGATTACAATTACACAGGATTTTCGGATTTTGGTCTCCAATGCTGTAATACATGCTGAGATGGATGAGAAAACCAGAGGATGGTTTATGAGTTATAACCACAGGCAGATATGTCTTCCAGATAAATTCTTACCAGCAAAAGATTTTATTGAATACCATAATGATATGATATTCCAGAGGTGA
- a CDS encoding DUF6339 family protein: protein MIINFMKDNALDMLKSDIPNNVFLYNSKDKWIDSYFEEKGLSNYSFNTGMMIPDVELLIGDSKTDCENAIRIYEAFKGRLNPVQASDLRLWAFLAHNVYWDYMRERWGIDVAFEDDENDAGKDKIVSRIGTRYFYEASKGKAFVRQGIARLYWSAYLTYDESNVNNPYELTEYFLSKQDIFAVSTERSLARNKELLLAALKVLKEHGDLKRNVIRQYFLNLNQAGGVIVLDSLSKELAYDLAKSTLDNVVLEMEFREKNDDNSGKDINSINRKVVKRNSKIVVMNLKTQRVMPIAVDKNKLQTKPKLEGLFIGAKFKISKDIWQVTEIK, encoded by the coding sequence ATGATTATTAATTTTATGAAAGATAATGCACTTGATATGCTTAAGTCTGATATACCCAACAATGTTTTTCTATACAATTCAAAAGATAAGTGGATTGACAGTTATTTTGAAGAAAAAGGACTTAGTAATTATTCATTTAATACTGGTATGATGATTCCTGATGTTGAACTTCTTATAGGAGATTCTAAAACAGATTGTGAAAATGCCATAAGGATTTATGAAGCTTTCAAGGGGAGACTTAATCCAGTGCAGGCAAGTGATCTAAGATTGTGGGCATTCTTAGCACACAACGTTTATTGGGACTATATGAGGGAGAGGTGGGGGATTGATGTAGCATTTGAAGATGACGAAAATGATGCTGGGAAAGATAAAATAGTTTCTCGCATTGGAACAAGATATTTTTATGAGGCTTCAAAGGGTAAAGCATTTGTCCGGCAGGGGATTGCACGTTTATACTGGAGTGCCTATTTAACTTATGATGAGAGCAATGTAAACAATCCTTATGAACTGACAGAGTATTTTTTGAGTAAACAGGATATTTTTGCTGTTTCAACAGAGAGATCATTGGCTAGGAATAAAGAACTGCTCTTAGCTGCTCTAAAAGTTTTGAAAGAACATGGAGACCTCAAACGTAATGTTATCAGACAATATTTTCTGAATTTGAATCAAGCTGGTGGGGTAATCGTATTGGATTCGTTGTCTAAAGAATTGGCATATGACTTGGCAAAGTCTACACTAGATAATGTGGTACTTGAAATGGAATTTAGAGAAAAGAACGATGATAATTCTGGAAAAGATATAAACTCTATAAACAGGAAGGTTGTTAAGAGAAATAGTAAAATTGTTGTCATGAATCTGAAGACACAGCGAGTAATGCCTATTGCGGTTGATAAAAACAAGCTACAGACAAAGCCTAAACTTGAAGGTCTTTTTATAGGAGCTAAATTCAAGATTAGCAAGGATATTTGGCAGGTTACTGAGATAAAATAG